A stretch of the Sphingobacterium thalpophilum genome encodes the following:
- a CDS encoding GDSL-type esterase/lipase family protein produces MNIIFNRWLNAASLLFPIVVLGQSATNDSTFDNQHYRDRLEFFEAMPNQKDEIVFLGNSITEAGKWQEISQLKQVVNRGISGDVTYGILARLDEVLDGDPNKLFLLCGVNDMKRGIAIEVITANIERILLQVKKKSPHTKLYIQSILPVNEALLPASYSQVRNAKIHLLNKALKRLCIKYRVRFVDLHPVLADSKGELKAQLTIDGLHLRQAAYLIWVDFLKQQKLL; encoded by the coding sequence ATGAATATTATTTTTAACCGATGGCTGAACGCCGCGTCGCTGCTTTTTCCAATAGTAGTACTAGGGCAATCGGCAACCAATGATTCAACCTTTGACAATCAGCATTACCGTGATAGGCTTGAGTTCTTTGAGGCAATGCCCAACCAAAAGGACGAAATCGTTTTTCTGGGGAATAGTATTACCGAAGCGGGCAAATGGCAGGAGATATCCCAATTGAAACAGGTGGTCAACAGGGGCATAAGTGGTGATGTCACTTACGGCATTTTGGCAAGGTTGGATGAAGTTTTGGATGGAGATCCGAACAAGCTATTCCTCCTATGCGGCGTGAATGATATGAAGCGGGGAATAGCCATTGAGGTGATTACTGCCAATATCGAAAGGATTCTATTACAAGTGAAAAAAAAATCTCCCCATACAAAACTGTACATACAAAGTATATTGCCGGTAAATGAAGCTTTGCTTCCGGCAAGCTATAGCCAAGTGCGTAACGCGAAGATCCATTTACTAAATAAAGCATTGAAGCGGCTCTGCATTAAATATCGAGTTCGATTTGTCGATTTACATCCTGTTCTAGCCGATAGTAAAGGCGAACTCAAGGCTCAGCTGACGATAGATGGTCTTCATTTAAGACAGGCGGCATATCTAATTTGGGTAGACTTTTTAAAACAGCAAAAGCTATTATGA
- a CDS encoding GDSL-type esterase/lipase family protein, with translation MKTTKVFGGYYMPLHVVTRRTLLVFLLLGAGKLIVTQPLYAQIVKIDSSYANWYYQQRMEYFQQSPVISNAIVFLGNSITERAEWQELLADARYPVLNRGIGGDNSFGILARIDEVLRGYPKAIFLMDGINDQFRKLPQEVSINNYKRIIRRIKLKSPNTKIYLQSTLPINERLTQEEYTKGRNVLVPSLNDKLVKLAADENIPFIDLCPLFEDSDGKLDVKYTNDGVHLKPSAYIKWVQLLKEKKYL, from the coding sequence ATGAAAACAACAAAAGTTTTCGGCGGCTATTACATGCCGCTACACGTTGTTACACGGAGGACCCTGCTCGTATTTTTGCTTCTCGGTGCGGGCAAATTAATCGTCACACAACCACTATACGCGCAAATTGTCAAGATAGACAGCAGCTATGCGAACTGGTATTATCAACAGCGTATGGAATATTTTCAACAAAGCCCGGTGATCAGCAATGCGATTGTTTTTTTGGGAAATAGCATCACAGAACGAGCCGAGTGGCAAGAGCTATTGGCCGACGCCAGGTATCCAGTGCTTAACCGAGGTATTGGCGGAGACAATTCATTTGGTATCCTAGCCCGTATTGATGAGGTTTTACGAGGCTATCCTAAAGCGATTTTTCTTATGGACGGCATCAACGACCAGTTTAGAAAACTGCCGCAGGAGGTTTCCATCAATAACTATAAGCGGATAATCCGACGCATAAAATTGAAGTCGCCTAACACAAAGATCTATCTTCAAAGTACGTTGCCAATAAACGAAAGGCTGACGCAAGAAGAGTATACAAAAGGTCGAAATGTGCTAGTGCCGTCATTGAACGACAAACTGGTTAAACTTGCAGCAGACGAAAATATCCCATTTATTGATCTTTGCCCTCTCTTTGAGGATAGTGATGGAAAGCTCGATGTAAAGTACACTAACGATGGGGTCCATCTTAAGCCAAGTGCATATATAAAGTGGGTACAACTATTGAAAGAAAAAAAATATTTATGA
- a CDS encoding MFS transporter yields MNKIVKQETVYPSDRKALPPIFWISTTWFAMGLPFVALSGASSIMYKNLGISDAQIAFWTSLIMLPWTLKPLWGPFLELYKTKKFFVYTTQLFTGLLFGLLGLTLQLDHFFSFSIALLTLIAVSGATHDTAADGVYLNELDAKQQAKYVGWQGAFYNVAKVFSGGVLVYLAGQLEQKIGVTTAWMVVMFTYGLIMAGIGMYSVRVLPSHESKQKSASLKEGMDTLKDVIITFFQKQNIVYSLLFIVFYRFAEGQAIKITPLFFKAQRSDGGLGLSTSEIGLLYGVFGAIAFVLGSIVAGHFVSKKGLDRKTLMILCAFFNIPFVAYAFLAISLPTNLYLIAAAVAIEYFGYGFGFIGIILFIMQNIAPGKYKMAHYAFGSGLVNLGFMIPSMISGWLSDRLGYKEFFIWVLISTIPAFLVSWWVPLRKPEQNDVDQSKL; encoded by the coding sequence ATGAATAAGATAGTAAAACAAGAAACCGTATACCCAAGTGATCGGAAAGCTCTGCCTCCTATATTTTGGATCTCGACCACTTGGTTTGCCATGGGGCTACCTTTTGTAGCACTTTCGGGCGCCAGCTCCATCATGTACAAAAATCTAGGAATATCGGATGCGCAAATTGCCTTTTGGACTTCCTTGATCATGTTACCATGGACTTTGAAACCGTTATGGGGGCCTTTTTTGGAGCTCTATAAAACAAAAAAATTCTTTGTGTATACGACACAGTTGTTTACAGGGCTGCTTTTCGGATTGCTTGGATTGACATTGCAACTTGATCATTTTTTCAGCTTCTCCATTGCGCTGTTGACGTTAATTGCAGTAAGCGGTGCTACTCACGATACCGCAGCAGATGGCGTGTACCTCAATGAGCTGGATGCGAAACAACAAGCCAAATATGTCGGTTGGCAGGGAGCTTTCTATAATGTGGCGAAAGTCTTTTCTGGGGGCGTGCTCGTGTATCTTGCTGGTCAATTGGAGCAAAAAATTGGTGTCACAACAGCATGGATGGTCGTGATGTTTACTTATGGTCTGATTATGGCTGGAATCGGGATGTATAGTGTTCGAGTCCTCCCCTCGCATGAGTCTAAACAGAAGTCGGCTTCGTTAAAGGAGGGGATGGATACACTAAAAGATGTGATCATTACATTTTTTCAGAAACAGAATATCGTATATAGCCTACTATTTATTGTTTTTTATCGTTTTGCCGAAGGGCAGGCAATTAAAATTACACCGCTATTTTTTAAAGCTCAGCGCAGCGATGGCGGACTGGGGCTCAGTACATCGGAGATTGGACTCCTGTACGGGGTATTTGGAGCCATTGCTTTTGTACTGGGTTCTATTGTAGCTGGACATTTTGTGTCAAAAAAAGGGTTAGATCGCAAGACATTAATGATCCTTTGTGCTTTCTTTAATATCCCTTTTGTAGCCTATGCTTTCCTGGCGATCAGTTTACCGACAAACCTTTATCTTATTGCGGCAGCTGTTGCGATAGAATACTTTGGCTATGGTTTTGGCTTTATCGGAATTATCCTGTTTATCATGCAAAATATTGCACCAGGAAAGTATAAAATGGCTCATTATGCATTTGGAAGTGGTCTTGTCAACTTGGGGTTTATGATTCCTTCGATGATTAGCGGCTGGCTAAGCGATCGCCTTGGCTACAAGGAATTTTTTATATGGGTCTTGATTTCAACCATTCCAGCCTTTTTGGTGTCGTGGTGGGTACCATTACGAAAACCCGAACAAAATGATGTTGACCAAAGCAAATTATAG
- a CDS encoding DUF4434 domain-containing protein, protein MRITGTFIDEISHDIPHQNWGAVEWDRDFAHMKAIGIDTVIMIRSGYRKFITYPSAYLMNKYGCFRPSLDLVELFLQLADKYDMKFYFGLYDSGIYWDTGDLSHEIDANQFVIEEVWTKYGHYRSFGGWYVSTEISRKTKGAVEAFRTLGMQCKSVSGGLPTFISPWIDGKKAVLAASAQLNKTDAISVLEHEREWGEIFEGIQGAVDAVAFQDGHIDYDELPDFFEVNKKLADKYGMACWTNAETFDRDMPIKFLPIKFDKLRLKLEAAEKAGYDKAITFEFSHFMSPQSAYLQAAHLYNRYREYIQGEFGK, encoded by the coding sequence ATGAGAATTACAGGAACATTCATTGATGAAATATCGCATGATATTCCGCACCAGAACTGGGGGGCGGTGGAGTGGGATCGCGACTTTGCACACATGAAAGCAATAGGTATTGACACTGTGATCATGATCCGAAGCGGATACCGCAAATTTATTACCTATCCATCAGCTTATCTGATGAACAAATATGGTTGCTTTAGACCTTCTCTGGATTTAGTAGAGTTATTTCTGCAATTGGCAGATAAATATGACATGAAGTTTTATTTTGGGCTTTACGATAGCGGTATTTATTGGGATACGGGTGACCTCAGTCATGAAATCGATGCTAATCAGTTTGTGATCGAAGAGGTATGGACCAAATATGGCCATTATAGAAGCTTTGGTGGCTGGTATGTCAGCACAGAAATAAGTCGCAAAACTAAGGGGGCTGTAGAGGCTTTTCGAACCCTTGGTATGCAGTGTAAGTCTGTGAGCGGAGGATTGCCGACGTTTATATCACCGTGGATAGACGGCAAAAAAGCGGTGTTGGCAGCTTCTGCACAGCTGAATAAGACAGATGCGATTTCGGTATTGGAACATGAGCGGGAATGGGGGGAAATTTTTGAAGGGATACAGGGGGCCGTGGACGCTGTTGCTTTCCAGGATGGTCATATCGACTATGATGAGCTTCCCGATTTTTTTGAAGTAAACAAAAAACTAGCTGATAAATATGGGATGGCCTGCTGGACAAACGCGGAGACTTTCGACCGGGATATGCCGATCAAATTTCTCCCGATCAAGTTTGATAAATTGCGGTTGAAACTTGAGGCTGCGGAAAAAGCGGGCTATGACAAGGCGATTACTTTCGAATTCTCCCATTTTATGAGCCCCCAATCGGCATACTTGCAAGCTGCACATTTGTATAATCGTTACCGTGAATACATACAGGGTGAGTTTGGTAAATAA